In Longimicrobium sp., the DNA window CCGCACCCGAGCCGGGTAGTGCGTCTCGACGTAGTCGTCCAGGATGCGCTTGAACTCCTCGGCGATGTGGTCGCCGCGGAGCGTGGTGAAGTGCTCGCCGTCCACGTACACCGGCGCCTTGGGCTCCTCGAAGGTCCCCGGCAGGCTGATCCCCAGGTTGGCGTGCTTGGATTCGCCGGGGCCGTTCACCACGCACCCCATCACCGCCACCTTCATCTCCTCCACGCCGGGGTGGCTCTCGCGCCACACGGGCATCTGCTCGCGCAGGTACCCCTGGATCTCCTCGGCCAGCTTCTGGAAGTACGTCGACGTGGTGCGCCCGCACCCTGGGCAGCTGGTCACCTGCGGCGTGAACGAGCGGATCTCCAGGCTCTGGAGGATCTGCTGCGCCACGTGCACCTCCTCGGTGCGGTCGCCGCCGGGCTTCGGGGTGAGGGAGACGCGGATGGTGTCGCCGATCCCCTCCTGCAGCAGGATGGAGAGCCCCGCCGTGGAGGCCACGATCCCCTTCATCCCCATCCCCGCCTCGGTGAGCCCCAGGTGCAGCGGGTAGTCGCAGAGCGGGGCCAGCATGCGGTAGACGCGCACCAGGTCCTGCACCCCGCTCACCTTGGCCGAGAGGACGATGCGGTCGTGCGGCAGCCCCAGCCGCTCGGCCAGCGCCGCCGAGCGGAGCGCGCTCTCCACCATCGCCTCCATCATCACCGTCTTGGCGTCCTTCGGCGCCGGGAGGCGGGCGTTCGCGTCCATCATCTCCGTGAGCAGCGCCTGGTCCAGCGAGCCCCAGTTGACGCCGATGCGCACCGGCTTGCCGAACTCCAGCGCCCGGTCGACGATGGCCGCGAAGTTCTCGTCGTGCCGCTTGGCGCCCACGTTGCCGGGGTTGATGCGGTACTTGGCCAGGGCGCGGGCGCAGTCCGGGTATTTGTGCAGGAGGAGGTGCCCGTTGTAGTGGAAGTCGCCCACGATCGGCACCTCCACGCCGCGCGCGCGCTGGCCAAGTACCGCATCAACCCGGGCAACGTGGGGGGCAAGCGGCGCGACGAGAACTTCCGCACCATCGTCCGCATCGCCGCCGAGCACGGCAAGCCGGTGCGCATCGGCGTCAACTGGGGCTCGCTCGACCAGGACCTGCTCACGCAGATGATGGACGAGAACGCCCGCGCGGCGCACGGCGAGCGGCGA includes these proteins:
- the ispG gene encoding flavodoxin-dependent (E)-4-hydroxy-3-methylbut-2-enyl-diphosphate synthase; protein product: MGDFHYNGHLLLHKYPDCARALAKYRINPGNVGAKRHDENFAAIVDRALEFGKPVRIGVNWGSLDQALLTEMMDANARLPAPKDAKTVMMEAMVESALRSAALAERLGLPHDRIVLSAKVSGVQDLVRVYRMLAPLCDYPLHLGLTEAGMGMKGIVASTAGLSILLQEGIGDTIRVSLTPKPGGDRTEEVHVAQQILQSLEIRSFTPQVTSCPGCGRTTSTYFQKLAEEIQGYLREQMPVWRESHPGVEEMKVAVMGCVVNGPGESKHANLGISLPGTFEEPKAPVYVDGEHFTTLRGDHIAEEFKRILDDYVETHYPARVRAAEPAGV
- a CDS encoding flavodoxin-dependent (E)-4-hydroxy-3-methylbut-2-enyl-diphosphate synthase: MEVAHDRHLHAARALAKYRINPGNVGGKRRDENFRTIVRIAAEHGKPVRIGVNWGSLDQDLLTQMMDENARAAHGERR